The genomic interval GACAAAATGCCATCTGCATATGATTTTTCTTTTTTGCTCCTTAATGGAGAAAAGCTTGAGCTAGGGAAGTTGCTTGGCAAGGTTTTGCTGATCGTTAACACTGCTTCAGAGTGTGGATTTACCCCGCAGCTCAAAGATTTAGAGCTTCTTCATCAGGAGTATAAAGACAAGGGATTGGTTGTGATTGCTATTCCTAGCAACGACTTTGGCGGGCAAGAGCCTGGTACAATCGAGGATATCACCCACACAGCCTGTGAGATCTTTCACGCAACCTATTATATTACCCAAAAATATCATATTGCAGGCGTCAATGCGCACCCTTTTTATACCTGGGTGAACAAAGAAGTGGGGTTTTTAGGCCGACCTCGTTGGAATTTCCACAAGATCATGATTGGTAAAAGCGGAAAACTTATTGACTGGTTTAGTTCAGCAACAAAGCCAACAAATAAAAAACTTAAAGAGGCAATTGATGAAGCCTTGGCTGAATAGTCCCACTGCTGATTTATCCCGTGTGTTGTGGCACCATGTTTCTAGAACCTCTTCAACGCAAGCAGCATTAAAAGCAATCGTATCAAAGAAAGTTAGCACACTAAACCTTACTGATCCCGTGCATGTGCTTTCAGCTGACATGCAAACAGCTGGAATTGGTCAGCGTGGAAATACGTGGCTTACACCTAAAGGGGCGCTAGCCATGACGTGTGCCTTTCCGTGGTCACGCAAGTGGATAGACAAACTCCCTTTTGTTGCTTTGTGTGGAACGGTTGCCGTTGCCGATGCTTTGCAAGCGTATGGTCTGTTTGTGCAAATTAAATGGGCAAATGATATTCTTATGAGAGAAAAAAAAATGGGAGGTGTTTTGGTTGAAAACCTTATGCACGAAGGAAATTCCCAAAGCATGATACTCCTCATGGGGATAGGTCTGAATGTAAATAATGTGGCAGAAAGCATGATCATCACAGACCAACCTGTTACGAGCTGTGTAGATGAAACTGGAAAATCCTTTGATCTTCGATGTCTGCGTCACGATATTTTTGCTGCCGTATGGTTGCGGATGCATCATCTTGTTGAAAAGGGTGAAGCAGAACTATTGGAATCCGTTAATAGTCTTTTAGCTTTTCGTGGAAAGAATATTATCTTTGAAGCTGAAGGAACAAAGACTGTGGGAACACTTATGGGCATCAATGCATACGGTCATTTGAGAGTCTGTTGTGAGGGGCTAGAGATAATATACCGTAATGGGCGTATTCGCCTTTTTTCTGGCAACTTTTCTGAGTGTTCTCCTTAACAAAAAGAGGTGCACACTATAATAGCACGCACCCCGTTTATTGGTTTTTAAAGATATAAAGATCTTATGAAAGATCTATGGGAGGTAACTTAGGAGCTACTCCCAAATCTTTAAGCCCACCCAAGACGTCGTCACTAACGCCTCTCAATGCCTCTAACTTAACCCACGGCCGCGCATGGCTAAAAGCCTCAAGGATGTTGAGGTCATTTGATAAATCCACTCTGGCACCTGAGAGATCCAAAGTCTTTACCGTATTGCTCAGATTTTCTAACCGCAGGAGAGAGCCAAGAGTATCAGTACTGAGCAAACAGTCACTAATATCTAATCTTTCTAATGCGCGAAGATTTGCGAGCGTTTGTAAGTCTTCATTTGCTATTGTTCTTCCAGTAAGCTCTAAGGAAACTATCTGTGCCCCGAATGCACCCTCAAAAATTCCTGGAAAATGCAATATACTCTCCTCATCAGAGAAAGAACCAGGGTAAGGAATTTGGAGAGAAAGCTCTTTGCGATCCAAGAAACCGTTTCTTTCAGAGGCTTCCTTGAGTATTGGTAAGAGTGAGCGGTTAAAAGGGACATCTCTCACGGTAATCTCTGCTGTGAATCGTGATGATTTTATCATGATTTCTACTTGTTCTTGGGATCTGAGATCGTAAGAGTCAATCCTTACGCTCAGGTTCTTAACAAAATTTAAGGGATTATCTTGCAAAAATAAGCCCACATGCTCAGAAGAAATCCCTAAAACATTGTCAGGGGCGGATAAACGTATGTTGAGATTAGCTGTATCGATTGAATTCCAACGGCCAAGAGCAGCAAGACCAAGTCCAGCAGTTTCTAAAGCCTCGTGCGTTCTAAATGTCATGCTTAGTGCATTTGTCCTTGCCAGTAATGTTTCATATCCGGGTCTGAAAGCTGCTAGGGGATTTAGGCCAGTGAGCGTTAGGCGGCCTCTGTAGGAAAGATTTTTGAGAAACCTTTGCGCATCAGGAGAGCCAGGCTCAGGAAGATGTTGCGCATCAACAGTAATGGGCTGGAGGAATGGGCTGGAGAGGGCCAGAATACAGTCGATTTTTTTTAAGCGAGCGACTTTTTCCTGCGGGGGTCTTGCTGGTCCGGCGGGTGCTGCTGCTTCGAACGAAGGATCTGATGAGGCACAAAGAGTGCTTATGGTTAGAGATGCGAGGAGCAGTGATTGTGACAGTGTTCGTATTTTTTTCATTGTTTTTATCAACCTATAATAATTTTGTTATAATTATATATAGTCACATACGAAATAAATACAAGTACTTAATCTGAAATGAATTATTTTTTTAAAGCCTGCTGCCTGCTTATGGCTTGCAAGGGGTGAGGGGATGCTCAACAGGGGAAAGAGGAATACGTCCATATTCGCATATTCCTCTTTGATCAGTTTTTCTTATTATTGTTATTCTTCTTCAAAGCTCGTAACCGAAGCATTGTTATTATCTTTAAGAAGATCCACCCGCCGCTGCTGCTACTGGACTTTGATAGCTCATATTTATTGCTAGGCCTGGATTTTGTTCTTGGAGGCTCTCTACAGTTGCTGTGAGACGTTCTGCAATTTCTGGGCTAACGTAGTTACGTGACAGGTCTATATATTTCACAGGTAGTCTTCTTTCGTTTATTGCTGCCAGTATCCCTAGGGCTCCATCATCACCGATTCTATTGTTCACCAAATCCACGCTTTCTAAAGAGGGCATAGTGTGGAATATCCCTTGCACATCCTCATCCCTTACGTCAGAGGCCTTCAGGTTAAGTTTTTTTACGGTACGTAAGTATGGTGCAGCATCACTTGTCGCCAATGACTGAAAACTCCCCTTCATTCGTGACAGATCCACGACCTTTAAGGAACGAGGGTTTAGTAGACACAAAAGATGCGCTACAGCCTCAGTGGTGAGGGTATTGCGCACGGAAGTATTTAGAAGAAAACCAGAAAGATTCAAAGACTGTAAAGAAGGCAAGGGGTTTGCACCCACAAGACTTGTTATTCCTTCAGACGAAAGATTGTTACCCTCCATATCCAATACTTCCAGGGTACTCATAATAGGTAACCCTAAAATTCCTTGAAAGCATGTATTGCCAAGGGAACAATAGTTAAGGTTTAATTTTCGTAAGTTTGTAAGGCCCTTCAATGCCTCAAGAAATTGTGTTACGGCGATAGGATCGAGTCTCAAAGATGCGCTCAGATGATGTCGCGAGATATCGAGAGAGGATATCTGCCTTCCGAAGGCCCCATCAAAAATTCCGGGTATTATTCCGTAACCTCGCACATCGCGGAATTCCCCCATAAAATCTGAGAATTTGAATGATAGGTTCCGTCCATGAAGAGAGCCACCCTCTTCACACGCACGATTAAGAGTTGGTAAAAGACCGCTCCGTCTATCAATTTTTATGCTCGTTTTTTGATTGGAGGAACGTATCGCGATAGGATTTCCCTCTCTTCTATCATGCAGGATCCAATAAGCCTCTACGTTTACATTTCTTACAGAATTAAAGAGATTGCTGTCTAAAATCCGAGCAATATTTTCGCAGGTGATACCACCAGGTAACACCATGCCAGGGTAGGCTATCTCTAAATCAATGTTAATTGTATCAAGAGCTCCCCCAGGTTCCATGGCGGAAAGACCATTCAGGGCCCTTTCTAAGTCTTCTTGGGTTCTGATGGTCATGCGTAGCTCACTTGCTCTCGCTAGTAATGTTTCATGTCCCGGCGCAAAAGCTGAAAAGGAATTGGTCAGGCTGAGGCGCCTATAGTTTACTACATCTAACAAACCCCGCTCAGCAGCAGAGCCAGGATTGGGAAGGTGCCGCGCATCGACAATGACGGGGTGGAGGAATGGACTGGAGAGGGCCAGAATACAGTCGATTTTTCTTAAGCGAGCAGCTTTTTCTTGTGGGGTTCTTGCTGGTCCGGCGGGTGCTGCCGCTGCCTCGAGCGAAGGATCCGATGAGGCACAAAGAGTGCTGATTACTAAAGAGGAGAGGAGAAACGATCGTGATAGTGTATGCATTGTTTTCATGAATATTATCCATTTACGCTAATATTTTATAATCATATATAGTCACATACGAATAAAATACAAGTAATTAATCTGAAAGGATATATAATAATGAAAGCCCTTGAAAAATCAGGGCGCGATGCTGTTCGTGAAAAAAACATACCTAAACTTTTGCAAGTGCTTCCCCGACTTGAGGCATTTTATGCAAATGCAGTTTTGAGAGAGCCAGAAAAAAAAGAAGCGCTTACCAAGATCATAAAGCAAATTAAAAACGTATTTGCAAAGAAAGAGATGAGCCTTTGGAAGTGGAATGTATTTCACCTTCAGCTCAATGCGTTATTCTCTGATCCACAAAAATCTATCTACATGGAAAAAAGCGTATAATAAATATTATGTAAAATATTGTCTATGACCAGTTAACCCA from Alphaproteobacteria bacterium carries:
- a CDS encoding glutathione peroxidase yields the protein MPSAYDFSFLLLNGEKLELGKLLGKVLLIVNTASECGFTPQLKDLELLHQEYKDKGLVVIAIPSNDFGGQEPGTIEDITHTACEIFHATYYITQKYHIAGVNAHPFYTWVNKEVGFLGRPRWNFHKIMIGKSGKLIDWFSSATKPTNKKLKEAIDEALAE
- a CDS encoding biotin--[acetyl-CoA-carboxylase] ligase, which gives rise to MKPWLNSPTADLSRVLWHHVSRTSSTQAALKAIVSKKVSTLNLTDPVHVLSADMQTAGIGQRGNTWLTPKGALAMTCAFPWSRKWIDKLPFVALCGTVAVADALQAYGLFVQIKWANDILMREKKMGGVLVENLMHEGNSQSMILLMGIGLNVNNVAESMIITDQPVTSCVDETGKSFDLRCLRHDIFAAVWLRMHHLVEKGEAELLESVNSLLAFRGKNIIFEAEGTKTVGTLMGINAYGHLRVCCEGLEIIYRNGRIRLFSGNFSECSP